The following are encoded in a window of Cervus canadensis isolate Bull #8, Minnesota chromosome 11, ASM1932006v1, whole genome shotgun sequence genomic DNA:
- the LOC122450488 gene encoding LOW QUALITY PROTEIN: olfactory receptor 8U9-like (The sequence of the model RefSeq protein was modified relative to this genomic sequence to represent the inferred CDS: inserted 1 base in 1 codon), with protein sequence MIQINCTQVTEFILVGLTDHQELKMPLFVLFLSIYLFTVAGNLGLILVIRTDSRLNTPMYFFLSNLAFVDFCYSSVITPKMLGNFLYKQNVISFNGCAAQLGCFLAFMTAECLXLASMAYDRCVAVCNPLLYTVVMSPGICVQLVAAPYGYSFRVALFHTVLTFRLSYCHSNVINHFYCDDMPLLRLTCSDTHSKQLWIFACAGLMFISSLLVVSVSYMYIISAILKMRSAEGRRKAFSTCGSHMLAVTIFYGTLIFMYLQPSSNHSLDTDKMASVFYTVIIPMLNPLIYSLRNKEVKDALKKVIMSRNQAFTFMKLRK encoded by the exons ATGATCCAGATAAATTGCACCCAGGTGACAGAATTTATTCTCGTGGGCCTCACAGACCATCAGGAGTTGAAGATGCCCCTCTTTGTCCTGTTCTTATCCATCTACCTCTTCACAGTAGCAGGCAACCTGGGTCTGATCCTAGTCATCAGAACAGACTCGAGACTCAACACACCAATGTACTTCTTCCTTAGTAACTTGGCTTTTGTTGATTTCTGTTATTCTTCTGTCATTACACCCAAAATGCTGGGGAATTTCTTGTACAAACAGAATGTTATCTCTTTCAATGGATGTGCTGCCCAGCTGGGCTGTTTCCTGGCCTTCATGACTGCCGAGTGTT CTCTGGCTTCCATGGCCTATGACCGGTGTGTGGCCGTCTGTAACCCTCTCCTCTATACGGTCGTAATGTCCCCAGGCATCTGCGTTCAGCTTGTGGCTGCCCCCTACGGCTACAGCTTCCGGGTTGCCCTATTTCACACCGTCCTCACCTTTCGCCTTTCCTACTGCCATTCCAATGTCATCAATCATTTCTATTGTGATGACATGCCTCTTCTCAGGCTCACTTGCTCAGACACCCACTCCAAGCAGCTATGGATTTTTGCCTGCGCTGGTCTCATGTTCATTTCTTCCCTCCTGGTTGTCTCTGTCTCCTACATGTACATTATTTCTGCCATCCTGAAGATGCGCTCTGCTGAAGGCAGACGCAAGGCTTTTTCCACCTGTGGCTCCCACATGCTGGCAGTCACCATATTCTATGGGACCCTCATCTTTATGTACTTACAGCCAAGTTCTAATCATTCCCTTGACACAGATAAGATGGCCTCTGTCTTCTATACAGTGATCATTCCCATGTTGAACCCTTTAATCTACAGCCTTAGGAATAAGGAGGTGAAAGATGCCTTGAAAAAAGTCATCATGAGTAGAAACCAGGCTTTTACAttcatgaaattaagaaaatga
- the LOC122450526 gene encoding olfactory receptor 5AL1-like gives MAESNHSAVTEFILLGLTDNPELRFIFFCVLLLIYLITALGNLGLIVLIQVSPQLHTPMYFFLCHLAFVDFYGSSTITPNTLVNTFRKIKSISLYACATQVCGFITLSVWELLMLSVMAYDRYVAICHPLLYAVLMPRKLCIQMVTSSYIYGVLVGFIQAVATFQMTFCGPNVINQFYCDDVPLIALACSDTRVKELMLLAIAGFNVFCSLIIVLISYVFIVFAIVRMHSAVGRQKAFSTCASHLFSITVYYGTLTFMYLQPKSSHSLDKDKFASIFYTVVIPMLNPLIYSLREVKNALRKIIEKMSLNKK, from the coding sequence atggcagaaagcaatcaCTCAGCGGTTACTGAGTTCATCCTCTTGGGCCTCACAGATAACCCAGAGCTTCGgttcattttcttctgtgttttattgTTGATCTACTTGATTACTGCCTTGGGTAATCTTGGTTTGATTGTGTTGATACAAGTAAGTCCTCAACTTCACACAcccatgtattttttcctctgtcaTCTGGCTTTTGTGGATTTTTATGGTTCCTCCACCATCACACCAAACACCCTTGTAAACACTTTTcgtaaaattaaaagcatatcACTTTATGCATGTGCCACTCAAGTGTGTGGCTTTATCACACTTTCAGTTTGGGAATTATTAATGCTGTCTGTCATGGCTTATGATCGGTATGTGGCCATATGCCACCCTTTACTCTATGCAGTTCTCATGCCTAGgaaactctgcatccaaatggtcACTAGCTCTTATATTTATGGAGTCCTGGTGGGATTCATACAAGCAGTGGCCACATTTCAAATGACTTTCTGTGGCCCTAATGTGATCAACCAGTTCTACTGCGACGATGTTCCCTTGATCGCTCTGGCCTGCTCTGACACGCGAGTCAAAGAGCTGATGTTATTAGCCATTGCAGGCTTCAACGTCTTCTGTTCCCTTATCATTGTCCTCATATCCTATGTGTTCATCGTCTTTGCCATCGTAAGGATGCATTCTGCTGTAGGGAGACAGAAAGCCTTTTCTACCTGCGCCTCTCACCTGTTTTCTATTACTGTGTACTATGGGACCCTCACTTTTATGTACCTGCAACCCAAGTCAAGCCACTCACTAGATAAAGACAAATTTGCCTCAATTTTCTATACTGTGGTGATTCCTATGCTAAATCCATTGATCTACAGCTTGAGGGAGGTAAAAAATGCTTTgagaaaaattattgaaaagatgtctttgaataaaaaataa